One genomic segment of Burkholderia multivorans ATCC BAA-247 includes these proteins:
- a CDS encoding LysR family transcriptional regulator, with protein sequence MNKSHPVVTDLNLLRVFLAISELRSLTAAGERLGLTQPAVSHALRRLRNLFDDPLFVRTPAGMAPTDAARQLHGPLTRAFDIIDLAVQQVAHFDPATASRVFRISMSDMSEFYFLPPLLARLAEVAPGVRVEIASAAVEAVGAAMRSGEIDLALGYVPDPGPGCVSEPLFTDEHVCMVRAGHPLRKRTPTQADLAALRYIYASSDATGHRMVETWLDELQVERTIVLRLPHFIVAPEIVQHTDLAIIFPRSVAERFNRGRAFRILPLPFVLPPIEIDLHTHAQFSADPGIAWLRALIVDMFRRPVA encoded by the coding sequence ATGAACAAGTCCCATCCGGTCGTCACCGATCTCAATCTGCTGCGCGTGTTCCTCGCGATCTCGGAACTGCGCAGCCTGACCGCGGCCGGCGAACGGCTCGGGCTGACGCAGCCGGCCGTCAGTCACGCGCTGCGGCGGCTGCGCAATCTGTTCGACGATCCGCTGTTCGTGCGTACGCCGGCCGGCATGGCGCCGACCGATGCCGCGCGCCAGTTGCACGGGCCGCTGACGCGCGCGTTCGACATCATCGACCTCGCCGTGCAGCAGGTCGCGCATTTCGATCCGGCCACCGCGAGCCGCGTGTTCCGCATTTCGATGTCGGACATGTCGGAGTTCTACTTCCTGCCGCCGCTGCTCGCGAGGCTCGCGGAAGTCGCACCGGGCGTGCGCGTCGAGATCGCGAGCGCCGCTGTGGAAGCGGTCGGTGCCGCGATGCGCAGCGGCGAGATCGATCTCGCGCTCGGCTATGTGCCGGATCCGGGCCCAGGATGCGTGAGCGAGCCGCTCTTTACGGACGAGCACGTGTGCATGGTGCGTGCCGGGCATCCGCTGCGCAAGCGCACGCCGACGCAGGCCGACCTGGCCGCGCTGCGCTATATCTATGCGAGCAGCGACGCGACCGGGCACCGGATGGTCGAAACCTGGCTCGACGAGCTGCAGGTCGAACGCACCATCGTGCTGCGCCTGCCGCATTTCATCGTCGCGCCGGAGATCGTCCAGCATACCGATCTCGCGATCATCTTTCCGCGCAGCGTCGCGGAGCGCTTCAACCGCGGCCGCGCATTCCGGATCCTGCCGTTGCCGTTCGTGCTGCCGCCGATCGAAATCGACCTGCATACGCACGCGCAGTTTTCGGCGGATCCCGGTATCGCGTGGCTACGCGCGCTGATCGTCGACATGTTCCGCCGCCCGGTCGCGTAA
- a CDS encoding flavin reductase → MNHSTPLDDVRRNFREAMSRLPAGVNVITTDGARGRWGITASAVCSVTDAPPTMLVCINRGSRAHDIMRGNGRVAINLLPSGCESIAQAFAGMTQTPGDARFDDTRWVDGATGVPVLADANVSLEGHIIDSKAVGSHSVMFVEIDHIALRSPGDGLIYFGRAFHRLAHPLAVHAG, encoded by the coding sequence ATGAATCATTCGACTCCCCTCGACGACGTCCGGCGAAACTTTCGCGAGGCGATGTCGCGCCTGCCGGCCGGCGTGAACGTCATCACGACCGACGGCGCGCGCGGCCGCTGGGGCATCACCGCGAGCGCGGTCTGCTCGGTGACCGATGCGCCGCCGACGATGCTCGTCTGCATCAACCGCGGCAGCCGCGCGCACGACATCATGCGCGGCAACGGGCGCGTCGCGATCAATCTGCTGCCGTCCGGGTGCGAGTCGATCGCGCAGGCGTTTGCCGGCATGACGCAAACGCCCGGCGACGCGCGCTTCGACGATACGCGCTGGGTCGACGGCGCGACCGGCGTGCCCGTGCTCGCCGACGCGAACGTCAGCCTGGAAGGGCACATCATCGACAGCAAGGCGGTCGGCTCGCATTCGGTGATGTTCGTCGAGATCGACCATATCGCGCTGCGCTCGCCCGGCGACGGACTGATCTATTTCGGCCGCGCGTTTCATCGGCTCGCGCATCCGCTTGCCGTGCACGCGGGGTGA
- a CDS encoding aromatic ring-hydroxylating oxygenase subunit alpha has protein sequence MNDIPYQTIDTRALHGLAQPDRIAPALYHDPALFEAELDRIFYRTWIWVAHDSELPRPGDFITTTIGRQPVIVVRDKTGEVNVLQNRCRHRGATVCEAHKGNAKGFTCPYHSWSYALDGTLRALPYGDGYEGVCDKGDLPLVKLRVGVYQGLIFASFNDGIEPLEDFLGGAKPWIDLFMKQGAGYPIKANGEHKFRFKGNWKIQLENTTDLYHFPVVHKSWMKSIDDETAATITSFMTSDAAFCRSLGNGHSLAVLMPELVDLDDDDGAPLPERFAPLAAKLAERHTPDEVRRIVRSLMGVGFNLNLFPNLALSMAFFRVLRPISATETEIRHVALAMDGGPEEANRERLRIHEHFQGPFGFGSPDDAEAWERVQRGAYAGPDVPILVNRGLNRETTAANGEKTAHATDETGMREAYRQWRTMMEQA, from the coding sequence ATGAACGACATTCCGTATCAGACGATCGACACGCGTGCGCTGCATGGTCTCGCGCAACCCGACCGCATCGCACCCGCGCTCTATCACGACCCGGCACTGTTCGAAGCCGAGCTCGACCGCATCTTCTACCGCACCTGGATCTGGGTCGCGCACGATAGCGAATTGCCGCGCCCCGGCGACTTCATCACGACGACGATCGGCCGCCAGCCGGTAATCGTCGTGCGTGACAAGACCGGCGAAGTGAACGTGCTGCAGAACCGCTGCCGCCATCGCGGCGCGACCGTCTGCGAAGCGCACAAGGGCAACGCGAAAGGCTTCACGTGCCCGTATCACAGCTGGTCGTACGCACTCGACGGCACGCTGCGCGCGCTGCCGTACGGCGACGGCTACGAAGGCGTGTGCGACAAGGGCGATCTGCCGCTCGTGAAGCTGCGCGTCGGCGTGTATCAGGGGCTGATCTTCGCGAGCTTCAACGACGGGATCGAGCCGCTCGAGGACTTTCTCGGCGGCGCAAAGCCGTGGATCGACCTGTTCATGAAGCAGGGCGCCGGCTATCCGATCAAGGCCAACGGCGAACACAAGTTCCGCTTCAAGGGCAACTGGAAGATCCAGCTCGAGAACACGACCGATCTCTATCACTTCCCGGTCGTGCACAAGTCGTGGATGAAGTCGATCGACGACGAGACGGCCGCCACGATCACGAGCTTCATGACGAGCGACGCCGCGTTCTGCCGTTCGCTCGGCAACGGCCACAGCCTCGCGGTACTGATGCCGGAGCTCGTCGATCTCGACGACGACGACGGCGCACCGTTGCCCGAGCGCTTTGCGCCGCTCGCCGCGAAGCTCGCCGAGCGGCACACGCCGGACGAAGTGCGGCGCATCGTACGTTCGCTGATGGGCGTCGGCTTCAACCTGAATCTGTTTCCGAATCTCGCGCTGTCGATGGCGTTCTTCCGCGTGCTGCGGCCGATCTCTGCGACCGAAACCGAGATCCGTCACGTCGCGCTCGCGATGGACGGCGGCCCCGAAGAAGCGAACCGCGAGCGGCTGCGGATCCACGAGCACTTTCAGGGTCCGTTCGGCTTCGGCAGCCCGGACGACGCGGAAGCGTGGGAGCGCGTGCAGCGCGGCGCGTACGCGGGCCCCGACGTGCCGATCCTCGTGAACCGCGGGCTGAACCGCGAGACCACCGCCGCAAACGGGGAAAAGACCGCGCACGCGACCGACGAAACGGGCATGCGCGAAGCGTATCGGCAATGGCGCACGATGATGGAGCAAGCATGA
- a CDS encoding MFS transporter, translating to MNSSAPTSTVTLSVSRQAGSVRRAVTTAVVGQALEWYDFFLYGTAAALLFGKLFFPVGTDPLTGTIAAFGGFTVGFVARPIGGLLCGHIGDRYGRKTVMMLTMGVATAGMGLLPTYREIGIAAPIALVLLRVLQGLAAGGEWSGSILLIHENAPAERRGALAAWSPCGAAFGFVLSTAAFLLVQRLPVADIESWGWRIPFLASIVLVGFGLWMRRSVGESAAFEHVRSEQHASAAPLVDVLRECPRAVATVFGLRFGEGAVSYLLFSFSLAYGKFIGLDASWLLSGLVISMLLMIPVTLAAGRLTDRIGRKPVYLFGAIAVVLIAYPYFVLLQSGRFEYVLAALILANSVAIGILEGAQPAFISELLPVRLRFSGLGIGREIASVLGGGLSPMIATALLAHYRSAAPIVIYLIVLGAITIVATCIAPETYPKAARDAHRVR from the coding sequence ATGAACTCATCCGCACCCACCTCGACGGTCACGCTATCCGTCTCCCGCCAAGCCGGTTCGGTTCGCCGTGCGGTCACGACCGCGGTGGTCGGACAAGCGCTCGAATGGTATGACTTCTTTCTGTACGGCACGGCCGCCGCATTGCTGTTCGGCAAGCTGTTCTTTCCGGTCGGCACCGATCCGCTGACCGGCACGATCGCCGCGTTCGGCGGCTTCACGGTCGGCTTCGTCGCGCGACCGATCGGCGGCCTGCTGTGCGGCCACATCGGCGACCGGTACGGCCGCAAGACCGTGATGATGCTGACGATGGGCGTCGCGACTGCCGGGATGGGGTTATTGCCGACCTATCGCGAGATCGGGATCGCCGCGCCGATCGCGCTCGTGCTGCTGCGCGTGCTGCAGGGGCTCGCCGCGGGCGGCGAATGGAGCGGCAGCATCCTGTTGATCCACGAGAACGCGCCCGCCGAGCGGCGCGGTGCGCTCGCCGCGTGGAGCCCGTGCGGCGCCGCGTTCGGCTTCGTGTTGTCGACCGCCGCGTTTCTGCTCGTGCAGCGCTTGCCCGTTGCCGACATCGAAAGCTGGGGCTGGCGCATCCCGTTTCTCGCGAGCATCGTGCTGGTCGGCTTCGGCCTGTGGATGCGCCGCTCGGTCGGCGAAAGTGCGGCGTTCGAGCACGTGCGTTCCGAGCAGCACGCGAGCGCGGCACCGCTCGTCGACGTGCTGCGCGAGTGCCCGCGCGCGGTCGCGACCGTGTTCGGCTTGCGCTTCGGCGAAGGCGCGGTGTCGTACCTGCTCTTCTCGTTTTCGCTCGCCTACGGCAAGTTCATCGGTCTCGACGCGTCGTGGCTGCTGAGCGGGCTCGTGATCTCGATGCTGCTGATGATTCCGGTGACGCTCGCGGCCGGGCGGCTCACCGACCGGATCGGCCGCAAGCCGGTGTACCTGTTCGGCGCAATCGCCGTCGTGCTGATCGCTTACCCGTATTTCGTGCTGCTGCAGTCGGGCCGGTTCGAGTATGTGCTCGCCGCGCTGATCCTCGCGAACAGCGTCGCGATCGGGATTCTCGAAGGCGCGCAGCCCGCGTTCATCAGCGAGCTGCTGCCGGTGCGGCTGCGGTTCTCGGGGCTCGGCATCGGACGCGAGATCGCGTCGGTGCTCGGCGGCGGCCTGTCGCCGATGATCGCGACCGCACTGCTTGCGCACTACCGCAGCGCGGCGCCGATCGTCATCTATCTGATCGTGCTCGGCGCGATCACCATCGTCGCGACCTGTATCGCGCCGGAAACCTATCCGAAGGCGGCGCGCGACGCGCACCGCGTGCGCTGA
- a CDS encoding aromatic-ring-hydroxylating dioxygenase subunit beta yields the protein MMDDRNALFSQQTFARAVEFVWREAEMLDRRDYRAWLDLWDPAGHYVVPIDPQTTDFAATLNYVFDDRDMREKRVQRMLSGYSASASDAARTVRTVSRFTLESSSADTVELKSAQVVVAYKRGTTTLFAADVTHRLHVDAEGELRIAEKVVRLIDSTEALSAIGFLL from the coding sequence ATGATGGACGACCGCAACGCACTTTTTTCGCAGCAGACCTTCGCGCGCGCGGTCGAGTTCGTATGGCGCGAAGCGGAGATGCTCGACCGCCGCGACTATCGCGCATGGCTCGACCTGTGGGATCCGGCCGGCCACTACGTGGTGCCGATCGATCCGCAGACGACCGACTTCGCCGCGACGCTGAACTACGTGTTCGACGATCGCGACATGCGCGAGAAGCGCGTGCAGCGCATGCTGTCGGGCTACTCGGCGTCCGCGTCCGATGCGGCGCGCACCGTGCGCACCGTGTCGCGCTTCACGCTCGAAAGCAGCAGCGCCGATACCGTCGAGCTGAAGTCCGCGCAGGTCGTCGTCGCGTACAAGCGCGGCACGACGACGTTGTTCGCGGCCGACGTCACGCACCGCCTGCACGTCGATGCGGAAGGCGAATTGCGGATCGCCGAAAAGGTCGTGCGGCTGATCGATTCGACGGAAGCGCTGAGCGCGATCGGCTTCCTGCTGTAA
- a CDS encoding spinster family MFS transporter, whose amino-acid sequence MSASLPRAADGKRYTYEWYVVVICMLAYVFSFVDRQVLVLMIEPIKRDLHLTDTQFSLLNGFAFSLFYAVMGLPVAYLADRYARPRIISLGIALWSIATALCGLSQHFVHMFVARMGVGVGEAALSPGAYSMLADYFPKEKLGRAIAVYSLGSFIGGGVAFLIGGYVIALLKHASAFTLPIVGQVHAWQVTFLIVGLPGLLVALLFVATVRDPQRKGLAQDRSGAVRRVSMRDSLRFVGTHRATFACHYLGFSFYAMALYCLLSWTPAFYIRRFGMTAVEAGYTLGIVLLVANTAGVFCGGWLNDWLLRRGRVDAPMRAGAIGAACMIVPATLFTQLDALPASLAMLVIAMFFASFPMPTSTAAMQTLAPNQMRAQISALFLLVSNLIALGIGTTVVALFTDRVFGTPAAVGHSMSIVNVAAAALAALLLGAGCRHYRRSLERERGHVQAAAPAADSAAGAIAAPGSAAH is encoded by the coding sequence ATGTCCGCATCCCTGCCCCGCGCTGCCGACGGCAAGCGCTATACGTACGAGTGGTACGTCGTCGTCATCTGCATGCTTGCGTACGTCTTTTCGTTCGTCGATCGCCAGGTGCTCGTGCTGATGATCGAACCGATCAAGCGCGACCTGCATCTGACCGATACGCAGTTCAGTCTGCTGAACGGCTTCGCGTTCTCGCTGTTCTACGCCGTGATGGGGCTGCCCGTCGCCTATCTCGCCGATCGCTATGCGCGCCCGCGCATCATCTCGCTCGGCATCGCGCTGTGGAGCATCGCGACCGCGCTGTGCGGGCTCAGCCAGCACTTCGTGCACATGTTCGTCGCGCGCATGGGCGTCGGCGTCGGCGAAGCCGCGCTGTCGCCCGGCGCCTATTCGATGCTCGCCGACTACTTTCCGAAGGAGAAGCTCGGCCGCGCGATCGCCGTGTATTCGCTCGGCTCGTTCATCGGCGGCGGCGTCGCGTTCCTGATCGGCGGCTACGTGATCGCGCTGCTCAAGCATGCGAGCGCGTTCACGCTGCCGATCGTCGGGCAGGTGCATGCGTGGCAGGTCACGTTCCTGATCGTCGGGCTGCCCGGCCTGCTCGTCGCGCTGCTGTTCGTCGCGACCGTGCGCGACCCGCAGCGCAAGGGGCTCGCGCAGGATCGTTCCGGCGCCGTGCGGCGCGTATCGATGCGCGATTCGCTGCGTTTCGTCGGCACGCATCGCGCGACGTTCGCGTGCCACTATCTCGGCTTCTCGTTCTATGCGATGGCGCTGTACTGCCTGCTCAGCTGGACGCCCGCGTTCTATATCCGCCGTTTCGGGATGACGGCCGTCGAAGCCGGCTATACGCTCGGCATCGTGTTGCTCGTCGCGAACACGGCCGGCGTATTCTGCGGCGGCTGGCTCAACGACTGGCTGCTGCGGCGCGGCCGCGTCGATGCGCCGATGCGCGCCGGCGCGATCGGCGCCGCATGCATGATCGTGCCCGCCACGCTGTTCACGCAGCTCGATGCGCTGCCGGCGTCGCTCGCCATGCTCGTGATCGCGATGTTCTTTGCGTCGTTTCCGATGCCGACGTCGACCGCCGCGATGCAAACGCTCGCACCGAACCAGATGCGCGCGCAAATCTCCGCGCTGTTCCTGCTCGTCTCGAACCTGATCGCGCTCGGCATCGGCACGACCGTCGTCGCGCTGTTCACCGACCGCGTGTTCGGCACACCGGCGGCGGTCGGTCACTCGATGTCGATCGTCAACGTCGCGGCGGCCGCGCTCGCTGCGCTGCTGCTCGGCGCCGGCTGCCGCCACTATCGCCGCAGCCTCGAGCGCGAGCGCGGCCACGTGCAGGCGGCCGCACCCGCCGCGGATAGCGCGGCCGGCGCGATCGCCGCGCCCGGCTCGGCTGCGCACTGA
- a CDS encoding porin produces the protein MTDSNGRAGRLAVLLAALLASAALPAAAQSSVTLYGRIDTAIEYANAGPNHVTRMGSGNLWASQWGLKGVEDLGGGYATIFKLEDGFNAASGALSNPNALFGREAWVGITGPFGGVQFGELYTILHTTLVTYSLPGLGAGLAWGNATNNFVGPAFLRVRNSLRYTSPRYAGFMLRAMAARGANGAAGQPSTLGDTYGAGINYVRGGLSIDVDYMQQKFSPVAASTLGATSRAANGNYTLGAISYDFRVVKIAALYLRHRGGSDVAAAIDAQSAYPHSDIVELSATVPIGRASLLLSAGHYRKVADSDGNADSYGIRLDYPLSKRTVLYTGAAMVRNGAHARFVVNGAAGGGVAVAAAGATASSLVAGIVTSF, from the coding sequence ATGACTGATTCGAACGGGCGCGCCGGCAGGCTCGCCGTACTGCTGGCCGCGCTCCTCGCCAGCGCGGCGCTGCCGGCGGCTGCGCAATCGAGCGTGACGCTGTACGGGCGCATCGACACCGCGATCGAATACGCGAATGCGGGGCCGAACCATGTGACCCGGATGGGCAGCGGCAATCTGTGGGCGTCGCAGTGGGGATTGAAGGGCGTCGAGGATCTCGGCGGCGGCTACGCCACGATCTTCAAGCTCGAAGACGGCTTCAACGCCGCCAGCGGCGCGCTGTCGAACCCGAACGCGCTGTTCGGTCGCGAAGCCTGGGTCGGCATCACGGGCCCGTTCGGCGGCGTGCAGTTCGGCGAGCTCTATACGATCCTGCACACGACGCTCGTCACGTACAGCCTGCCCGGCCTCGGCGCGGGGCTCGCATGGGGCAACGCGACGAACAACTTCGTCGGCCCGGCGTTTTTGCGCGTGCGCAACTCGCTGCGCTATACGTCGCCGCGCTACGCGGGCTTCATGCTGCGCGCGATGGCCGCACGCGGCGCGAACGGCGCGGCCGGGCAGCCGTCGACGCTTGGCGATACCTATGGCGCGGGCATCAACTACGTACGCGGCGGCCTGTCGATCGACGTCGACTACATGCAGCAGAAGTTCAGTCCGGTCGCCGCGTCGACGCTCGGTGCGACGAGTCGCGCCGCGAACGGCAACTACACGCTCGGCGCGATCTCGTACGACTTCCGCGTCGTGAAGATCGCCGCGCTCTATCTGCGGCATCGCGGCGGGTCGGACGTCGCGGCCGCGATCGATGCGCAGAGCGCGTATCCGCACAGCGACATCGTCGAACTCAGCGCGACGGTGCCGATCGGGCGCGCGTCGCTGCTGCTGAGCGCGGGCCATTACCGGAAGGTCGCGGACAGCGACGGCAATGCCGACTCGTACGGCATCCGCCTCGACTATCCGCTGTCGAAACGTACGGTGCTGTACACGGGCGCGGCGATGGTGCGCAATGGCGCGCATGCGCGCTTCGTCGTGAACGGCGCGGCGGGCGGCGGCGTCGCGGTCGCCGCAGCGGGCGCGACCGCGAGCTCGCTCGTCGCCGGCATCGTCACGTCGTTCTGA
- a CDS encoding PDR/VanB family oxidoreductase codes for MQANRHQVRIDALIDAAQDIRCFRVSRVDGQPLDAYEPGAHIDVTAPSGITRQYSLCGRPDERGSYLFAVKKETQSRGGSRSLHDDVRVGTELSIGTPRNLFRLADDASEHVLIAAGIGITPLLSMAYALAQRGARYRLHYFARSRDHAAFVDELSAEPFASHVTFHYGVERDALARELGRCVESVDAQAHVYTCGPAPFMDAVIAAAATRVPDDAIHLERFAAESVVASDAASASASEGFEVRLQRSGQSVRVAPDTSIVDALARIGIEVDTSCGEGVCGTCMVPVVDGEPDHRDHCLSKAERASNSVICCCVSRARSPVLVLDL; via the coding sequence ATGCAAGCCAATCGCCACCAGGTCCGGATCGACGCGCTGATCGACGCGGCGCAGGACATCCGCTGTTTCCGCGTGTCGCGCGTCGACGGCCAGCCGCTCGACGCATACGAACCGGGCGCCCATATCGACGTCACCGCGCCGTCCGGCATCACGCGCCAATACTCGCTGTGCGGCCGCCCCGACGAGCGCGGCAGTTATCTGTTCGCCGTGAAGAAGGAAACGCAGTCGCGCGGCGGGTCGCGTTCGCTGCACGACGACGTCCGCGTCGGCACCGAGCTGTCAATCGGCACGCCGCGCAACCTGTTCCGGCTCGCCGACGACGCGAGCGAACACGTGCTGATCGCAGCCGGCATCGGCATCACGCCGCTGCTGTCGATGGCGTATGCGCTCGCGCAGCGCGGCGCCCGCTACCGGCTCCACTATTTCGCGCGCAGCCGCGACCATGCGGCGTTCGTCGACGAACTGTCGGCCGAACCGTTCGCATCGCACGTGACGTTCCATTACGGCGTCGAGCGCGACGCGCTTGCGCGCGAACTCGGTCGCTGCGTCGAATCGGTCGACGCGCAGGCACACGTGTACACCTGCGGCCCTGCGCCGTTCATGGACGCGGTGATTGCCGCCGCCGCGACGCGCGTGCCGGACGACGCGATCCATCTCGAGCGCTTCGCGGCCGAATCGGTTGTCGCCAGCGACGCCGCCAGCGCAAGCGCATCCGAAGGCTTCGAGGTGCGGCTACAACGCAGCGGTCAGTCCGTGCGCGTCGCGCCCGACACGTCGATCGTCGACGCGCTCGCGCGTATCGGCATCGAAGTCGACACGTCGTGCGGCGAAGGCGTGTGCGGCACCTGCATGGTGCCGGTCGTCGACGGCGAGCCCGACCACCGCGATCACTGCCTCAGCAAGGCCGAACGCGCGAGCAATTCGGTGATCTGCTGTTGCGTGTCGCGCGCGCGCTCGCCGGTGCTCGTGCTCGATCTATAA
- a CDS encoding LysR family transcriptional regulator produces MTSVDHLDLNLLRVFQAIVEERNLTKAGERLALSQPAVSYSLGRLRTLFDDPLFVRTRAGMQPTPVALELAGIVGKALDMVRVALRYAERFDPATSTRTFRLSLSDAGEMAYLPAICRALRERAPRVTLSVQPMPVEAIEEALRASRLDFAIGNLPELMPRTRHQLLFEETYVCMTGRRRGLPSGAALTLEQFVRAAHVNVKSVEHSHHALDDALRAQSVGRNVALEVPHFVALPGVLQVTDLYATLPKRLAQILNRGNAFRLYALPVPLPPAPVTMHWHEHFHEDEGITWMRALLAEIVERFDGA; encoded by the coding sequence ATGACGTCGGTCGATCATCTCGATCTGAACCTGCTGCGGGTGTTCCAGGCGATCGTCGAGGAACGCAACCTGACGAAGGCCGGCGAGCGGCTTGCGCTGTCGCAGCCGGCCGTCAGCTATTCGCTCGGACGGCTACGCACGCTGTTCGACGATCCGCTGTTCGTGCGCACGCGCGCGGGCATGCAGCCGACACCCGTCGCACTCGAACTCGCGGGCATCGTCGGCAAGGCGCTCGACATGGTGCGCGTCGCGCTGCGCTATGCGGAGCGCTTCGATCCGGCGACGAGCACGCGCACGTTCCGGCTGTCGCTGTCGGATGCCGGCGAGATGGCGTATCTGCCCGCGATCTGCCGCGCACTGCGCGAGCGCGCGCCGCGCGTGACGCTCAGTGTGCAGCCGATGCCGGTCGAGGCGATCGAGGAAGCGCTGCGCGCGAGCCGGCTCGATTTCGCGATCGGCAATCTGCCGGAGCTGATGCCGCGCACGCGCCATCAGCTGCTGTTCGAGGAAACCTACGTCTGCATGACGGGCCGCCGGCGCGGATTGCCGAGCGGCGCAGCACTGACGCTCGAGCAGTTCGTGCGGGCCGCGCACGTCAACGTGAAGTCGGTCGAGCACAGCCATCACGCGCTCGACGACGCGCTGCGCGCGCAGAGCGTCGGCCGCAACGTCGCGCTCGAAGTGCCGCACTTCGTCGCACTGCCGGGCGTGCTGCAGGTAACGGACCTGTATGCCACGCTGCCGAAGCGGCTCGCGCAGATCCTGAACCGCGGCAACGCGTTCCGGCTTTACGCGCTGCCGGTGCCGCTGCCGCCCGCCCCGGTGACGATGCACTGGCATGAGCATTTCCACGAGGACGAAGGCATTACGTGGATGCGTGCACTGCTTGCGGAGATCGTCGAACGCTTCGACGGCGCGTGA
- a CDS encoding acyl-CoA dehydrogenase family protein, which translates to MQTSTVVRPFEQAAPSGLAPQTDDTSPLPLDAVIAEVERRRDEFDRLSHVPRDVIALMKRAGIFRAGTPKQFGGDALPPHEFVAMLERIAVADGSAAWVAAFGSANTYLAALPLDTQRTIYASGPDQVFAGGLYPLQPAQRVPGGYRVSGRWRFASGCKGADWIGVGIGGAAGEGGGAPGKPFTAVFPAAEVEIVENWRVVGMQGTGSHDLALDDTFVADAWTFVRGGEPTVDEPLYRYPAVAYQAQVHAAVNVGLARAALDLLTAMSGATKTTTGAPRLGDRPYYRAGLAKAEADWRSARAFFYETAEQVWASLVAGRPVSPSQANLLRLSATHAAQVCAKVVMQAYQLAGTAAIYRENRLQQLVRDSIVVTQHAFLGEATYDGSGALFAGVDPVTPYP; encoded by the coding sequence ATGCAAACTTCAACCGTCGTTCGCCCATTCGAGCAGGCCGCGCCTTCCGGGCTGGCGCCGCAAACCGACGACACGTCGCCGCTGCCGCTCGATGCGGTGATTGCCGAAGTCGAGCGGCGGCGCGACGAGTTCGACCGGCTGTCGCATGTGCCGCGCGACGTGATCGCGCTGATGAAGCGCGCGGGCATCTTCCGCGCCGGCACGCCGAAGCAGTTCGGCGGCGATGCGCTGCCCCCGCATGAGTTCGTCGCGATGCTCGAGCGGATCGCCGTCGCGGACGGCTCGGCCGCGTGGGTCGCCGCGTTCGGCTCCGCGAACACGTATCTCGCGGCGCTGCCGCTCGACACGCAGCGTACGATCTATGCGAGCGGGCCGGACCAGGTGTTCGCGGGCGGCCTCTATCCGCTGCAGCCCGCGCAACGCGTGCCGGGCGGCTATCGTGTGTCGGGGCGCTGGCGTTTCGCGAGCGGCTGCAAAGGGGCCGACTGGATCGGCGTCGGCATCGGCGGTGCCGCGGGCGAAGGCGGAGGCGCGCCGGGCAAGCCGTTCACCGCGGTGTTTCCGGCCGCCGAAGTCGAGATCGTCGAGAACTGGCGCGTGGTCGGCATGCAGGGCACCGGCAGCCACGACCTCGCGCTCGACGACACGTTCGTCGCCGATGCATGGACCTTCGTGCGCGGCGGCGAGCCGACCGTCGACGAACCGTTGTACCGCTATCCGGCCGTCGCGTATCAGGCGCAGGTTCATGCGGCCGTCAACGTCGGCCTCGCGCGCGCGGCGCTCGATCTGCTGACCGCGATGTCCGGCGCGACGAAGACCACGACGGGCGCGCCGCGCCTCGGCGACCGGCCGTACTACCGCGCAGGCCTCGCGAAGGCCGAGGCCGACTGGCGCAGTGCGCGCGCCTTTTTCTACGAGACTGCGGAACAGGTGTGGGCGTCGCTCGTCGCGGGTCGGCCCGTTTCGCCGTCGCAGGCGAATCTGCTGCGCCTGAGCGCGACGCATGCGGCACAGGTCTGCGCGAAGGTCGTGATGCAGGCCTATCAGCTCGCGGGAACGGCGGCGATCTACCGCGAAAACCGCCTGCAGCAGCTGGTGCGCGATTCGATCGTCGTCACGCAGCACGCGTTTCTCGGCGAAGCGACCTACGACGGCTCGGGCGCGCTGTTCGCCGGCGTCGATCCCGTCACGCCGTATCCGTGA